The Arachis ipaensis cultivar K30076 chromosome B10, Araip1.1, whole genome shotgun sequence DNA window TGTAGATAGAACCCAAGGATATCTGATCAACAACTTGATATAATCTTTATCCACCACATGAATCTGTAAAAGCATATATTATAGCAATTAAAACTTGGTCGAAAGTAGTTATGGTGCCaaaagaggatggaaagaaaggaGTAGACTCGAGAAAGAAGGAATAAACAACATGGATGGGAGGATACCTGTTTCAAGGCGAGGAGTCTAGCTTTAAGGAGTTGAATATTCCAGAACAGAATAGGCGGAAAAGAGAGTATTATGGTTGTGATGTGAACTCTGGGAACTCCAATATTGTGGAGAAAATCGATAATAGGAACGATGTGGTTATCCAGTGAGAGTGAAAGTAAACGAGGAAAGGAATCAATCAAATGGCGAAAGGCAGTGTCTTTGTCAGAGAGCAAGACATTTAAGCCTCCACGCCTGGCTTCAAGCTTCTCAAAGAAGGAGAGAATATGTTGTAGATCATCGTCGATTGGAATGGACAGGTGGAGCATCATGCGACGAATGTTGTTGATGAGGAGGTGATCAGCTTGATGAGAAAAGAAGAGGTCCTTGATGGATGCAACCTTGTGCATGAGGGATGGGAGGTTCTGAGAGGAGAGATACCTAGCAAGAGTGATAGATGAAGAGTGAGTGAAGCCGAGACTCTCAAAGTAAGGGAGTTTTCCATTGTCACCTTTGACGGAGGCAATGTGAAGAAGCTTTTCCCTGAAGCCCAAGGAGGCCGAATCGGAATTCCACATGGAGTGTTGGTCCAAATCCCTGACACTCTCCACCAACATGTTGGAGTAAGAGGGTGACTTGGATGCGATGGATACGGACTCCTCCTCTGACACCCCTAATCCTTGAAGGAAAGTTGACACGGCTATACCTGCTTCCTTAAGTTCCCACTCAGAGGCagaaccacaacaacaacaaatgCTGCTGCCTCGTCTTGGTCCTggttttcttctcctttctaaTCGAAAGTGAAAGGTAGGTGTACGTCTATATGCATTGCTCGACAGCAGAAGAAAACGACGAGGCCGGTGAAGCTCAGGCAAGAGAAAGGAGGCTGTGTGAATATGGGGAGGCCACAACTGAGACAACATGCTCACATCAATTTCAAGTTCATCAAAGCAGCATCTCTAGTCTGCACGGCAACTTGCAGGTCCAAAGAAAAATGAGGCACACCACAGACATCTCTGATAATTGCAATTCAGGAGGAGGAAATCAAGATTTAAGAACCTATGACTTTCTCTAGTAATATTGTCATAGTCGCAAGTCTAAGTAAAATTACTCGAATATAAGCATTCTAAATTAACAATTTCACCACAAAGCACATAGTAAATTAAAATAGTAGTACAAGTTACAACAAATGCATTCAAATCCTTAACTTAACTCTAATCATCCACAATTAAAATTCTTAACAGCCAGAATCATCAATAATATCAAGTTACTAACAACAAACTTGGTAACAACCATAAACAATTCAAACAGACTAACAGGGTAACTCAATTGTGAGAACTGAAAAAGATGTGATGGAGAAGGAGAGTGGAGATGTACATGAAGCAGCGACGGGTCAAGAGCAGAGCTGTAGAGTGACGTCACGAAGTGCTGCTCAAAATCGGCGAATAAGGGGGAGAAGCAGCGAAGCAAGAAGTTGAGATTCATAAATCCCAATTTAATATACCTTGGAAGAAGATGGGAGAGTGAAGAAGATGAGGAATTGATTACACtaaaggttctgaaaaccgaaccggtcatcAAACTGCTCGAACTACTGGTTCATCAGTTTAGAGGTTCAACCAATTTAACCATAGTTCAACCGAAATAACcgaaatataataaaataacatatcaaattataaataaatatacaaaaatataaatatattctgATATGAATcttaaatatatacaaattaaaagtaTAATTCCAACTAAAATCTCATAATCACATTTAAATACAACACATGAGtcaaatataaaaaaacaaatatcAAAGGTcaaaatttatatacatataaaacttATAATATTATATGAAATTTAAGATAGTCacatgaaacaaaaaaaaaattttaaattaaccaaaccaataataaatattcgATCATCTACTTATCTAGTTAATTGAGTTAATTCAATTCATCTATTTCTTCATTAAAAACAAAGATGACAAATATTTCTTCTCTAACAAAAGACTGATCATAATGAACATATAGAAACTCTGAAAAACTTTTAACAAAATTTTCAGCATAATTTTAATAAAGATTAATAAGATTTTCAGCTGATCACAATTTTAGCAAAATTTCAGCACAATTTTAACAAAGATTAACTATCTTTTtccaaaaattaacaaaaaaaaaaaccagcaGTGAACTAatcattcaatgattcaatcaACACCATGAATACAGAATATAGAGTACAGAATAGCATAGCTAATCATTAAATGATTCAAGTTATGAAAGGGAAAGCTCTAAGATGGTTCAATCATCGCTAACAACCAGATATGCGTTCAACCTTGCCAGAATCAAGCAACAATTCAGCAATCATCAACCacaatttcagatctaaaatcaGTAACAACAGAAATTATATATGATTGCAAATTAGTAATTACATTGAAGCAGCAACACAAATTCGGCAACAACAGAACCAACTGCAACAACTAAAAAACTTCATGCCAACAATAACTTCAGAATCACTACAACAATAACTTCAGAATCCAATTCAGAACACAAACTCAGCTCAGAATCTTAAAAATTAACTAGAAAATAAAGATGAAGCTGAAGAAGAAGTGGCCTACCGGTGAGACGCCAAGGGAGGAACGGCGGTGACAGAGTGAGCTCGGAGGAACACGGCGCTGACAGTGACCTCGTAGAGATAGCGAGAGAGCTTGAAGAGAGAGACGCCGGGAACAGAGCTCGTTACGGTGAGGAGACGACAGCCGAGCAGGAGCAGTTCGCGACGGCAACGAGAAGAGCTCCGAGCAGAGATTCCACGGCGAGGAGAAGAGGGTGAGTGGCAGAGACGTTCGGAGACGGCACCCTCTGTCAGTCAAATTCCGACGGCGTCGGTGAGCTCTGGCCGAGGAGAGGAGTTCGGCGATGGTAGGAGCTGCTGGTGGTGGCTGGCTGATGAGTGTTGAACTgttgatgatgaattgatgagtTGATGAATTGCGGAACTGGGGAGGCCTTTACACTAACAGGATTTTTTGTCATTGGTCCTGATCGAAAAAGCCCAATTTTCTTGAATTGGCCCAAACTGACCGGAAATGAGAaccatttcctttttttttttctatatgaagacattcttattataaattataaattatttaatgTTTAACGGTAAATGGTCTCAAATATCCATGACgagtaggggtgcacatgggtcgggtgaagccgggtttgccgtgacccgaacccgaccctaaatAATGATCGGATCTATTTATGAGACCCTTATCCGACCCGATGAAATCGTATTACTTTCGGGTCACATTTAAGCCGGGTCTAGACCGGGTGAAACCTGGGTCTTGATCAACTTTATCACGACATCACCAAAAATTAGATTCTACATTttttgaacctctaaatttttaaaaataattatttcataACAATGCAACATTCgcataataataatttagaatctaatcataataatttaaagtttcataataataattatatcaattacacattaaacattcaaagttcaaaagacaattaaaacaaagttaacaaccaacacaagattaacataataataataatttatagtgtcataccaaccaataacaacaaaatattaagTAGCAAATAATTATACGGGTCCAACGGGTCGGGGCCGGGTGACCCGAGGCTTGACCCAAACCTGATTTAATAAATAACCAGGACCATCTATTGAAATCTCGGGGCTGACCAGACCATAACGAAACCGGGCCAAATTAGTCCCGAAGTGATCGGGTCCGGTCCGGATCTTCGGGCCAGACCGGGTCTTGTGCACCCCTAATGACGAGGTTAACATGGTGGAAATTtaagtgcagtcgacttcacatgaagttgatagttgagagtcgttagatgaaattttcatctaacgattttcaattatcaacttcatgtgaagtcgactgcatGTGAGTTTTCACCGATTAACATAtcatcaaatttttaaaataaaaatgttatgaaataaattttcgaaaaatacctcaaacattttatttataattattaaatgtTGAAGTACTTCGTTAAAAAGACATTTCAAaagataatatttaaattaaGTAAATTACTAAAAATNNNNNNNNNNNNNNNNNNNNNNNNNNNNNNNNNNNNNNNNNNNNNNNNNNNNNNNNNNNNNNNNNNNNNNNNNNNNNNNNACACATTTATAATAACAATTTTAATACTTTAATCTAATAATTATATTAGtaccttaaaaaataaaaaataaaaaagacaacATAACCGACATGACCATGTTATACTAGTAAATTATAATATCAACAATGGTGGAAGCAGCCCAAGTTGAGAATAAACAACTaacaacaatagaaaataaagattaaaaaaatcaattaatgGTATCCTAACGTATAGCGCACTTATAAATACCTTCATTATTACCTTAATCATATTGACTCATCACTCAAAACATTAgtcgtcttcttctttttcttcttccttactCTCAAAAAATGTTAAACGCCAAATTGCCTTATTTACTTTCTCTAATAAccttattattgttgttgcttgGTGGCAAGGCAGAACAATGTGGTAGACAAGCAGGTGGAGCATTGTGCCCTAACAATTATTGTTGTAGTCAATTTGGTTGGTGTGGTGAGACAGATGATTATTGTTTACCAAGTAAAGGTTGTCAAAGCCAATGTAGAGGTCCACCAACACCTTCACCACCACGACCACCATCACCGGCGCCACCCGGTGGTGGCGATGTTGCAAACGTCATTAGTTCCTCtatatttgatgaaatgcttaaGTACCGTAACGATCCACGGTGTCATGCCAATGGATTCTATACCTATAATGCTTTCATTACGGCCGCTCGATCTTTCAACGGCTTTGGCACTACCGGCGACGATGCCACTCGCAAAAAGGAGGTTGCGGCTTTCTTGGCTCAAACTTCCCATGAAACTACAGGTTACACACTGtcagtgtaaaataatttttatttgatatttaataattttatggtaaaaactcaggtgcagtcgacttcacgtgaagttaatagttgagagtcgttagatgatttgactgatttgactaaattttcatttaacagctctcaactatcaacttcacgtgaagtcgactgcacctgaattttcacctaaTCTTATATATTACTATAAGTGTGGTTAAGAAGACGACGGCAAATTTTCGCTAGCCTTTATTTTTTTGGGATATTGCTTTCTACAAGAAAATACCCAATCAGATTACTGTAGCCCCTCTGCACAATGGCCATGTGCTCCTGGTAAAAAATATTATGGCAGAGGACCAATCCAAATCTCCTAGTAAGTTTTCTACTATAGCATGCATGAATTTACCCATTAATCTTGTCTAAAACAAGTAATTTGTTTAACAATTTTTTTACAACAGGCAACAACACATAATAAAGTATTATCCTATTACGTAAAGTATGATTAATTACATAGATTAAATGATGTTATTGAATCTTATTATTATGTTACATGTTTACAATAAAACTATTTATACATAGATCTCTTTAACACTTTATATATAGTCTTCTTggctctttttatattttttgtcatTTGTTTATATTCACTTGAGATGAGATTCTATCATACATTTTTTGAACAATAGACATTATTTATCTGACCGTTTATCCATCTCAGCATCATTATTTTTGTCACATTTAATTTAtattcatgcttaccttttatgGCTCAATGTACACTCTATTTCATATAACATAACCGGTCTAACAATTTTACGATaaaatttatctttaaattttatgatatttttttgtcacatataaaattgaatatatatctatctatctatctattataTATAGAgagatattaaattaaattatataaaattatgcaaataatttatttaatatatatagatGTGTAATATGATATTGTATGTCAATGTGTGACATGTTAATATGATAATGTGATGTTACTAACCTTTATTAAAATCTTACAGCAACTACAATTATGGACCAGCTGGTAGAGCTATTGGCGTAGATCTTCTTAACAATCCTGATTTAGTGGCCACAGATCCAGTAATTTCATTTAAAACTGCCATATGGTTTTGGATGACACCACAAGGAAACAAGCCATCAAGTCATGATGTTATCACCGGAAGATGGACGCCGTCCGATGCTGACAGGGCGGCCGGTCGAGTCCCCGGATATGGTGTGATCACAAACATAATCAATGGTGGGCTTGAATGTGGGCATGGGCCGGATGCTCGGGTCGAAGATCGGATCGGATTCTTTAGGAGATATTGCCAATTGTTGGGAGTGAGCCCTGGGGATAATTTAGATTGCAACAACCAAAGGTCGTTTAATTTAGGCATCCAAATTGCTAACTCGTGATAATTGCAAGCGCCACTACAAGAAATAAACGGTTTAGCCACGGAAATAAAATTGTTAATGTTCTATAATATAATGATTTTACCACCTATATAATTGCATTAGTGAAGTTATTACTACTTTTTACTGGTGTGGTTGacttattaattaagaaaagattattACGAGTGTTGTGGATTGGAATTAGGGTTGTTATTGAGTTTGTCatgtaattttattttcatgtttGTTGCTTAGCTTGTTAAGGCGTGTATGATGTGTGATTTTCTATATGAAATAAATGGTTGTATCTTTTATGTTTTTCCATTTGAGAGTCATATTTTTATGgtatttaattgtttaaaaaaaaattgctcCTATTTTATAAGAAATCATGATGTAAACAAGTGTTATGATTACCGTAAaatcaccttttttttttaaaaaaacttttaAGTGATttgtaatattaaaaaaattactaataaagagaaaattaaagcTTTTGATTTATCGTATTTTTCGNNNNNNNNNNNNNNNNNNNNNNNNNNNNGCTTTATTAGTTAATACtacttttttttagaaaattttaaaatttgtttgacACCCTAAAGAAGTGCAGAGATGTAAATCAAAATGTGACAATCGTATGATTCAAGATGAAACAGAAATTAAACAATACAATCATTTAATCAAGACTTTTAATGATGAACAACAGTCTAATTTTAATTATGAATTGCGACCTCCGTTTAGATCATTTATAAGTTTAAACTGTGATGGCCAATggcaaaataaattataatagaaagatttatttatttttaatcttaATTATTTAGTTTACAAATATAAGTacattatcttttttatttatcaaacacaaaataaaaaacttGTACTTATAAACAcctctttaaaaaattttactaGAATTCAATAAACAACAGTGATTAACACCTTGAAACGCATACTGTCAATTAACTTTCTATGCCATTCTCATTATTGCTCATCACCCATCAGGCCACATAAAAATACTTTTTGTCGAAAATTCTTTTTAATGGTACATAACTAATACATATAGAATAGGAATGTTTAAGATTCGACATCTAAAATTTGATCTGTATGCGAAGTATAATTTTGTCGGgtttaaatttgttatttttatttggtaTTATTTTTGGATTAGATTATAAATTCGACAATCTTTTAGAGTCGTGTCTAAATCTACTTAAACCTGATCTGATCTTGTCGATGAACATTTCTAGACTATAATACCTAAAGgtcaataaaaattatttttaatataaaacaaCCATTGAAATATGTATGTTGATTGTTGAGTCTTTTTTCACAACTAGTTActataaaaatgtatttttttaaaataattaaatatatttaatagtgataattgaaaacaaattaatgATTCAAAAGATACTCTTTTTGTCTGCATTATTACATTAATAATATTTTACAAAATTAACAAATTCAGATACAAACAAACATCAAGTGAAAAAGCAGCCACTCCCCCTTGTTTTTTTCCAAGTGTTGGAAGCAGCCCATGttcataaaattaaacaaataatatcATCCTATGATAACTCACCTATAAATACTTCATAACCCTAATGAAACTAACACATCACAAATACACCACCACACACATATTTGTATCAAATTAAACCATCTTCACACTACTCTCATAAAAATGAGTTACACCAAAATTATTCTTAATCTTATGCTAAGCCTATTAATATTAACATTATTTTTGTTACATGGTGGCACAGCTGAACAATGTGGTAGCCAAGGTGGTGGTGCATTGTGCCCTAATAACTTGTGTTGTAGCCGGTGGGGTTGGTGTGGTACCGGTGATGATTATTGTTTAGTGGGCAATGGTTGTCAAAGCCAATGCAAAGATTCTCCGACACCGACACCAACACCGCCGACGCCGACGCCGTCACCACCTAGTGGTGGTGACATTTCGAACTATATTAGTTCCTCTATGTTTGATCAAATGCTTAAATACCGAAATGATCCAAGGTGTCATGCTAATGGATTCTATACCTATGATGCTTTTATTAATGCTGCTAGATCTTTTAATGGATTTGGTACTACCGGTGATGATGCCACCAAAAAGAGGGAGATTGCTGCTTTCTTTGGTCAAACTTCTCATGAAACCACAGGTATTATTATTAGGTTTAATTAGTTGGTTGGttctatagtttcgtgaaattttcaattaggtctttatattttttttttaattgggtttctgtactcatttttttttcaattaagttctTCTTGGTAGTAATTGACTTAAGTTTATAGgaattcaactaaaaaaaattggtatagggacctaaataaaaggaaaaaaaagtgtaggaacCTAGTTAAAAAgaaattggtgcaaggactcaattaaaaggaaaaaaaagtataaggacctaattaaaaattttacgaaactataaggatcaacagagtaattaaaccttcttattattattattattattattattattattattattaaaatggttttaNNNNNNNNNNNNNNNNNNNNNNNNNNNNNNNNNNNNNNNNNNNNNNNNNNTTCAATAACAGTAAAAAaagaatatataataattaatttttaatatacccAGTATTTTTCGTGATCTGTTCACAAAATCTTAGTGGAGTTTTATATGTGACTATTACTAAGAAGACGACAAACATCCCCTTCAATAAGCTAATCTACTGCTGCCTCTATGGATTATTTTagcttatatttaaaaaaaaaaatcctttaatTATCGAAAAGCTAAGGTGCAAGATATTTATAATCAATGTTacatgtatattaaaattagctactaaaagtaattatttgtataaaatacatgttagaatataaatatatattgaaaataaattaaattatacatatatttatatacaaatatattggtggctgattttaataactgattttagtgtatagataacattttttatttaaaaaatagttaATCTATTAGATGATGTTGCTGTCTTTGATTTAAAAAATAGTAAATCTATTAGATGATGTTATTATCGCATGGATCACGGATGAATCTTAGTTTATTTCAAGATGTCAGGTACATACTGTCATTCAAGCAGTGGTCACAAGGCAATGTTTTGagctttttagtttttattatatatatatattggtaaaCGAAGTGagctttttttatttaaatataaattaaaaaaatatataggaGGAGCCGGATGGGCAAGTGCACCTGATGGACCATATGCTTGGGGATATTGCTTTCTGGAGGAAGTTAACCATGCCGATTATTGTTCTAATTCCAATGAGTGGCCATGTGCTCCTGGTAAACAATATTATGGAAGAGGACCAATCCAAATCTCTTAGTAAGTTTATTTACTATACTATGCACCGTaccaattttattattattattattattattattattttaaatttggaCTATCANNNNNNNNNNNNNNNNNNNNNNNNNNNNNNNNNNNNNNNNNNNNNNNNNNNNNNNNNNNNNNNNNNNNNNNNNNNNNNNNNN harbors:
- the LOC107622093 gene encoding transcription termination factor MTERF9, chloroplastic-like isoform X1; protein product: MLSQLWPPHIHTASFLLPELHRPRRFLLLSSNAYRRTPTFHFRLERRRKPGPRRGSSICCCCGSASEWELKEAGIAVSTFLQGLGVSEEESVSIASKSPSYSNMLVESVRDLDQHSMWNSDSASLGFREKLLHIASVKGDNGKLPYFESLGFTHSSSITLARYLSSQNLPSLMHKVASIKDLFFSHQADHLLINNIRRMMLHLSIPIDDDLQHILSFFEKLEARRGGLNVLLSDKDTAFRHLIDSFPRLLSLSLDNHIVPIIDFLHNIGVPRVHITTIILSFPPILFWNIQLLKARLLALKQIHVVDKDYIKLLIRYPWVLSTSIQENYEEVHGFFLSEKVRKICIDSAIRGQPYLLGCSTSKLKSMLDQLADLGVKGNKLDRVIARSPQLLLRKPRDFLQVVLFFENMGLDREIVGRILSRCPEIFAASINKTLKRKIEFLSGVGVSEAYLPGVIRKYPELLLTDTDKTILHRLMYLMKLGLSEKEIGFMVRTFSPLLGYSIEEVLRPKIEFLVKSMGRPVREVVDYPRYFSYSLEKKIKPRYFVLKGRHIECSLKDMLGKNDEEFAAEFMGVGLGGMLDPPLCSENVL
- the LOC107622093 gene encoding transcription termination factor MTERF9, chloroplastic-like isoform X2 — translated: MLSQLWPPHIHTASFLLPELHRPRRFLLLSSNAYRRTPTFHFRLERRRKPGPRRGSSICCCCGSASEWELKEAGIAVSTFLQGLGVSEEESVSIASKSPSYSNMLVESVRDLDQHSMWNSDSASLGFREKLLHIASVKGDNGKLPYFESLGFTHSSSITLARYLSSQNLPSLMHKVASIKDLFFSHQADHLLINNIRRMMLHLSIPIDDDLQHILSFFEKLEARRGGLNVLLSDKDTAFRHLIDSFPRLLSLSLDNHIVPIIDFLHNIGVPRVHITTIILSFPPILFWNIQLLKARLLALKQIHVVDKDYIKLLIRYPWVLSTSIQENYEEVHGFFLSEKVRKICIDSAIRGQPYLLGCSTSKLKSMLDQLADLGVKGNKLDRVIARSPQLLLRKPRDFLQVVLFFENMGLDREIVGRILSRCPEIFAASINKTLKRKIEFLSGVGVSEAYLPGVIRKYPELLLTDTDKTILHRLMYLMKLGLSEKEIGFMVRTFSPLLGYSIEEVLRPKIEFLVKSMGRPVREVVDYPRYFSYSLEKKIKPRYFVLKGRHIECSLKDMLGVGLGGMLDPPLCSENVL